Proteins found in one Saccharopolyspora phatthalungensis genomic segment:
- a CDS encoding IclR family transcriptional regulator has protein sequence MPSPVPAIDRAAEILRFLASDPRTTRTLSEIARAANVHKATCASILAALETHGMVHRDTATLRYALDSGSLRLAESMRQRYPAYTASRPEIARLSVESGLSIAAIVRDGDDLVILDVVGDTTPSHLALRIGMRVPLEPPIGTIFKAWGARDEIDRWVKLLVQQYGGDRDRHLAAIAALRTRGYSLGGEHDLDLELATALQRVNQQDGDVRALEVALIIADKLRNSRHSKQPNADEPVNSIIGPVFGPAGDVVLTLNAYGPLGSVRRRDLDRLVPVLLRAATRMTRLTGGRLPAVWPHGEP, from the coding sequence ATGCCGTCACCCGTGCCCGCGATCGACCGCGCCGCCGAGATCCTCCGGTTCCTGGCGTCGGACCCGCGCACCACGCGCACCCTCAGCGAGATCGCACGAGCAGCCAACGTGCACAAGGCCACGTGCGCCTCGATCCTTGCCGCGCTTGAGACGCACGGGATGGTGCACAGAGACACCGCGACGCTGCGCTACGCGCTCGACTCCGGCAGCCTCCGGCTAGCCGAGTCGATGCGGCAGCGCTACCCGGCTTACACGGCGTCGCGCCCGGAGATCGCACGTTTGTCCGTGGAAAGCGGGCTCAGCATCGCCGCCATCGTCCGCGACGGCGACGACCTGGTGATCCTGGACGTCGTCGGCGACACCACCCCGTCGCACCTCGCCTTGCGCATCGGCATGCGGGTCCCGCTCGAACCGCCCATCGGGACGATCTTCAAGGCGTGGGGGGCGCGCGACGAGATCGACCGGTGGGTGAAGTTGCTCGTGCAACAGTACGGTGGCGACCGCGACCGGCACCTCGCCGCGATCGCGGCCCTTCGCACGCGGGGCTACTCGCTCGGCGGCGAGCACGACCTGGACCTCGAACTCGCCACCGCGCTGCAACGGGTGAACCAGCAGGACGGCGACGTCCGGGCGCTCGAAGTGGCACTGATCATCGCCGACAAGCTGCGCAACTCCCGGCACAGCAAGCAGCCCAACGCGGACGAGCCGGTCAACTCGATCATCGGCCCGGTCTTCGGCCCCGCAGGCGACGTCGTTCTGACGCTCAACGCTTACGGCCCGCTCGGTTCGGTCCGCCGCCGCGACCTCGACCGGCTGGTCCCGGTCCTGCTCCGCGCCGCGACCCGGATGACCCGCCTAACCGGCGGCCGGCTACCCGCCGTCTGGCCACACGGCGAGCCCTGA
- a CDS encoding FAS1-like dehydratase domain-containing protein — protein sequence MSAEATMDKGLLSEGRITEEGLARMRDLLRVELRRPFILNTELNFDAVRRYCWGIGDDNPLWWDHDHARRSVFGAPVAPQGILYSTHPTYVQVGLPGVHGLHAGTTWRYFQPIPLGTSPTVSCWLDRIEERESTFAGPSVWVFFRTVYATQDGLVLAEAESYSIRSERRRSRKRGAKAAREMKVWQREEIEAIEAEILAYERRGAVDRFWEDVQVGDRMADLLKGPLCATDMISWYLGSQPVYQPAHAMALQHYRKHPKWAFRNPAIGVLEPNIRVHENVDAARSSGLPAPYDVGIQRQQWTLQALTDWAGDNSFLKSASTQIRGMNYFGDLTRIGGSVTRKWVDDDGDAVVELEFACTNQLGENTMPGRAVLALPRRGGPSPVAAARSRRQDRAAYLAQTAPDLVPLPAVAP from the coding sequence ATGTCAGCTGAGGCCACAATGGACAAAGGCCTGCTCAGCGAGGGCAGAATCACCGAGGAGGGACTTGCGCGCATGCGCGACCTCCTGCGGGTCGAGCTCCGCCGCCCGTTCATCCTGAACACCGAGCTGAACTTCGACGCGGTCCGGCGCTACTGCTGGGGAATCGGCGACGACAACCCGTTGTGGTGGGACCACGACCACGCGCGGCGCAGCGTTTTCGGGGCGCCGGTGGCACCGCAGGGCATCCTCTACTCGACGCATCCGACCTACGTGCAGGTCGGTCTGCCCGGTGTCCACGGCCTGCACGCCGGGACGACGTGGCGCTATTTTCAGCCGATCCCGCTCGGCACGTCGCCGACGGTCAGCTGTTGGCTCGACCGCATCGAGGAACGGGAGAGCACATTCGCCGGCCCGTCCGTGTGGGTTTTCTTCCGGACCGTGTACGCGACGCAGGACGGGCTCGTCCTAGCGGAGGCCGAGTCCTACTCGATCCGCAGCGAGCGGCGGCGCAGCCGCAAGCGCGGCGCCAAGGCCGCGCGGGAGATGAAGGTCTGGCAGCGTGAGGAGATCGAGGCGATCGAGGCGGAGATCCTCGCCTACGAGCGCCGCGGCGCGGTCGACCGTTTCTGGGAGGACGTGCAGGTCGGTGACCGGATGGCCGATCTGCTCAAGGGCCCGCTTTGCGCGACGGACATGATCTCCTGGTACCTGGGCTCGCAGCCGGTCTACCAACCCGCGCACGCGATGGCCCTGCAGCACTACCGCAAGCACCCGAAGTGGGCGTTTCGCAACCCGGCGATCGGCGTGCTCGAACCGAACATCCGCGTCCACGAAAACGTCGACGCGGCACGGTCATCGGGGCTGCCCGCGCCCTACGACGTCGGGATCCAGCGCCAGCAGTGGACCTTGCAGGCACTGACCGACTGGGCCGGGGACAACTCGTTCCTCAAGTCCGCGAGCACCCAGATCCGCGGCATGAACTACTTCGGCGACCTCACCCGCATCGGCGGCTCCGTGACCCGCAAGTGGGTCGACGACGACGGGGACGCCGTGGTCGAGCTGGAATTCGCCTGCACCAATCAGCTGGGCGAGAACACCATGCCCGGCCGCGCGGTCCTCGCGTTGCCGCGCCGGGGCGGCCCGAGCCCCGTCGCCGCCGCGCGGTCCCGCCGCCAGGACCGGGCGGCATACCTCGCCCAGACCGCACCGGACCTGGTGCCGCTCCCGGCGGTCGCGCCGTGA
- a CDS encoding CaiB/BaiF CoA transferase family protein produces MTAATRPLAGYRVLDFTHAAAGPYATMWLADLGAEIVKIEKPGRGDGARYMGEPMHGPKHSDYFVALNPDKRSVSINLHTPEGVALARELAAHCDLVIQNFRPGVLDKLGLGFEDLRALRTGLVYCSISAFGAASSWRGRPANDIIMQGVTGLMDITGEPEGDPVRVGVPISDYATGLFGLSGVLAALLVRDAHPDGQHIEVSMFDSTLALMANYIPGVLDLGTPVPRLGRGHPQIVPYQAFRCADDRYVIVGAFTAAFWRRLAAALGHPEWIDDPRFATNTARVENRDVLVPMIEKILAGRTRDDWCAVLETNDVPCTPVNSVQEALDSLQARESATTIEVRDEAQTRSGHVAANPIRSAAWPDARHHTSPHIGEHTEQVLADLLGKTPQDIDALVEAGVVGREETG; encoded by the coding sequence GTGACCGCGGCGACCCGCCCGTTGGCGGGCTACCGGGTCCTCGATTTCACCCACGCCGCGGCCGGTCCGTACGCCACGATGTGGCTCGCGGACCTCGGCGCGGAGATCGTCAAGATCGAGAAGCCCGGCCGCGGGGACGGCGCACGCTACATGGGCGAGCCCATGCACGGGCCGAAGCACTCCGACTACTTCGTCGCACTCAACCCCGACAAGCGCAGCGTGTCGATCAACCTGCACACCCCCGAAGGCGTTGCGCTGGCCCGCGAACTCGCCGCGCACTGCGACCTGGTGATCCAGAATTTCCGGCCTGGCGTGCTGGACAAGCTGGGCCTGGGCTTCGAGGACCTGCGCGCGTTGCGGACGGGCCTGGTCTACTGCTCGATCTCGGCGTTCGGCGCCGCGAGTTCCTGGCGTGGGCGGCCGGCCAACGACATCATCATGCAAGGCGTCACCGGGCTGATGGACATCACCGGGGAACCCGAGGGCGATCCGGTCCGGGTCGGCGTCCCGATTTCGGACTACGCCACCGGCCTCTTTGGACTCTCCGGCGTGCTCGCCGCGCTCCTCGTGCGGGACGCACACCCCGACGGCCAGCACATCGAGGTCAGCATGTTCGACAGCACGCTCGCCCTGATGGCCAACTACATCCCGGGCGTGCTCGACCTGGGCACCCCGGTGCCCCGGCTCGGTCGCGGTCACCCGCAAATCGTGCCGTACCAGGCGTTCCGCTGCGCCGACGACCGCTACGTCATCGTGGGCGCGTTCACCGCCGCATTCTGGCGCCGGCTGGCGGCCGCGCTCGGCCACCCGGAGTGGATCGACGATCCACGGTTCGCGACCAACACCGCGCGGGTGGAAAACCGCGACGTGCTCGTGCCGATGATCGAGAAGATCCTCGCGGGCCGCACCCGCGACGACTGGTGCGCCGTCCTCGAAACGAACGACGTGCCGTGCACCCCGGTGAACTCGGTGCAGGAAGCGCTCGACTCGCTACAGGCCCGGGAGTCGGCCACGACGATCGAGGTCCGCGACGAGGCCCAGACCCGCTCCGGACATGTCGCCGCCAACCCGATTCGCTCGGCTGCCTGGCCGGACGCGCGGCACCACACCTCGCCGCACATCGGCGAGCACACCGAACAGGTGTTGGCCGACCTGCTCGGCAAGACCCCCCAAGACATCGACGCGCTGGTCGAGGCCGGCGTCGTCGGACGAGAGGAGACCGGATGA
- a CDS encoding CaiB/BaiF CoA transferase family protein, giving the protein MSAPTPATDAARRSGPLTGLKVLDLAHQYAGALAGSMLADFGADVVAVEHPDGNMVRTMLPLKDGTSLWWKVAGRGKRAITLRLSTPEGREIALRLARDADVIIENFRPGTLERWGLGPEELQAAGARAVMLRISGFGQTGQYRTRPGFGSVAEAMSGFTHLTGMPDGPPVFPSTTLADGVTGTFGCLGAMAALVGKLRGVAPEGVQVVDASLVESMFRIIPTQVIGYDQLGIVPHRPGNFIGSHGVLRNLYRSSDEVWFTASAVGAATIRRILTAVEATDLIDRIETVLASRDRDTLEGFFSTADKRVVAWAAKHTYQEIEAALLVNGVVYERVYDVKAIFDDQFFIERRNIIEVPDSELGLVRMQGIAPKLPNYDLTVTHAGPARGHDTDEVLGELGLSAEDITRLRDRHVL; this is encoded by the coding sequence ATGAGCGCCCCGACGCCCGCCACCGACGCGGCGCGCCGCAGCGGCCCGCTGACCGGCCTAAAGGTTCTCGACCTGGCCCACCAGTACGCGGGAGCCCTGGCCGGGAGCATGCTCGCGGACTTCGGCGCCGACGTCGTAGCCGTCGAGCACCCGGACGGCAACATGGTCCGCACCATGCTGCCGCTCAAGGACGGCACCTCGCTGTGGTGGAAGGTCGCCGGCCGCGGCAAGCGTGCGATCACACTGCGGCTCTCCACCCCCGAAGGCCGGGAGATCGCCCTGCGCCTCGCCCGCGACGCGGACGTCATCATCGAGAACTTCCGGCCCGGCACCCTGGAACGCTGGGGGCTCGGACCGGAGGAACTACAGGCCGCGGGGGCCCGCGCGGTCATGCTCCGGATCAGCGGGTTCGGCCAGACCGGCCAATACCGCACACGACCCGGGTTCGGGTCGGTCGCCGAGGCGATGAGCGGCTTCACCCACCTGACCGGCATGCCGGACGGCCCGCCGGTCTTCCCGTCCACGACGCTGGCCGACGGCGTCACCGGCACTTTCGGTTGCCTGGGCGCGATGGCCGCGCTCGTCGGCAAGCTTCGCGGGGTCGCGCCCGAGGGCGTGCAGGTGGTCGATGCGTCCCTGGTGGAGTCGATGTTCCGGATCATCCCGACCCAGGTGATCGGCTACGACCAGCTCGGCATCGTCCCGCATCGCCCCGGCAACTTCATCGGCAGCCACGGGGTTCTGCGCAATCTCTACCGCTCGTCGGACGAGGTGTGGTTCACCGCGAGCGCGGTGGGCGCGGCCACGATCCGTCGCATCCTTACCGCGGTTGAGGCCACGGACCTGATCGACCGGATCGAGACCGTGCTGGCCAGCCGCGACCGGGACACCCTGGAGGGCTTCTTCTCCACCGCCGACAAGCGCGTCGTCGCCTGGGCCGCTAAGCACACGTACCAGGAGATCGAGGCGGCGCTGCTCGTCAACGGAGTCGTCTACGAGCGTGTCTATGACGTCAAGGCGATCTTCGACGACCAGTTCTTCATCGAGCGACGCAACATCATCGAGGTGCCGGACAGCGAGCTCGGGCTCGTCCGGATGCAGGGGATCGCCCCGAAGCTGCCCAACTACGACCTGACCGTCACCCACGCGGGGCCGGCCCGCGGCCACGACACCGACGAAGTTCTCGGCGAGCTCGGCCTGAGCGCCGAGGACATCACCCGGCTCCGCGACCGGCACGTCCTCTAG
- a CDS encoding ABC transporter substrate-binding protein — MNRIGRMPIARMVAAAAATVALTVVSACGGSGSSGSGSNTGEYLIGASLALSGPSAVYGSNLGGGMQAYFDYVNKSGGVNGKQIKLSQADGGFDTATTIQSLTKLAQQKPIAIGGLIVSGATAGAVSTIDQLKIPVLIASPVASLNRPPASPYIFGAGGPVISDEAFMLSDFATANLIKGGSPRVLTVNHISTEGESFSENIKKIAADKGWTLVGDESYKVGTLNFDAQAAKIAAAKPDYIFMAPDTSGTTLIKALKAAGVTATILTSQGGPHEDQLADLDYPSIYVGREIRYPSGDAPAVKDYLDRVKASGGSVDPTSHVTQYGYLQAQIITEVLKKCGADCDSAKFLDTIKNIGTIDTQGFTAGPVTYSADTTQGLHTEVVYTWNANQKKVEPTPGTYNYPRRP, encoded by the coding sequence ATGAACCGCATTGGTCGAATGCCGATCGCGCGCATGGTGGCCGCCGCCGCGGCGACGGTCGCGCTCACCGTTGTCAGTGCCTGCGGCGGCAGCGGGAGCTCCGGCTCCGGTTCGAATACCGGGGAATACCTCATCGGTGCGTCCCTCGCCTTGTCGGGTCCGAGCGCCGTCTACGGCTCGAACCTCGGCGGCGGGATGCAGGCGTACTTCGACTACGTCAACAAGTCCGGCGGCGTGAACGGCAAGCAGATCAAGCTGAGCCAGGCCGACGGCGGGTTCGACACGGCCACCACGATCCAGAGCCTTACCAAACTGGCGCAGCAGAAGCCGATCGCCATCGGCGGGCTGATCGTCTCCGGCGCCACGGCCGGCGCGGTCAGCACCATCGACCAGCTCAAGATCCCCGTGCTGATCGCCTCGCCGGTGGCCTCGCTGAACCGGCCGCCGGCGTCGCCGTACATCTTCGGCGCGGGCGGACCGGTGATCTCCGACGAGGCGTTCATGCTGTCCGACTTCGCCACCGCGAACCTGATCAAGGGCGGCAGCCCGCGGGTGCTCACGGTGAACCACATCTCCACCGAGGGCGAGTCGTTCAGCGAGAACATCAAGAAAATCGCCGCGGACAAGGGCTGGACCCTGGTCGGCGACGAGTCCTACAAGGTCGGCACCCTGAACTTCGACGCGCAGGCCGCCAAGATCGCCGCCGCGAAGCCGGACTACATCTTCATGGCGCCGGACACCTCCGGCACCACGCTGATCAAGGCGCTGAAGGCGGCCGGCGTGACGGCGACGATCCTCACCAGCCAAGGCGGCCCGCACGAGGACCAGCTCGCCGACCTGGACTACCCGTCGATCTACGTCGGTCGCGAGATCCGCTACCCGAGCGGTGACGCTCCCGCCGTCAAGGACTACCTCGACCGGGTCAAGGCATCCGGCGGCAGCGTCGACCCGACATCGCACGTCACGCAGTACGGATATCTGCAGGCCCAGATCATCACCGAGGTGCTGAAGAAATGCGGCGCCGACTGCGATTCCGCGAAGTTCCTCGACACGATCAAGAACATCGGGACCATCGACACCCAGGGCTTCACCGCCGGTCCGGTGACCTACTCCGCGGACACCACGCAGGGCCTGCACACCGAGGTCGTCTACACCTGGAACGCGAACCAGAAGAAGGTCGAGCCGACCCCGGGCACCTACAACTACCCGAGGCGGCCGTGA
- a CDS encoding branched-chain amino acid ABC transporter permease, giving the protein MTALTSALNGVVILTAIYGLLSLGLVLIFRATRVLNFAAGAVGLMGAYFVYALQSALGFYLALLVGSVLALVAGGLLYRFVLAPISGARGNLGASTDIGVVLGTIVLAEALGALIPYIAGSGERKLSVPLPQWEWRAGSFMVSSLEIAGVLLMLVVVGAIALGMSRSRLGMAMRATADNPRLAGYFGVSPRRMATVSWALAAFVSTLGVVVFATSSALNPTTAAGLGAAIFPALLLGGLDSIIGCLVGSFVLALVQSSAAVYLGGGWTDVAPYAFLLIVLIVRPHGFFGHGEFSRL; this is encoded by the coding sequence ATGACCGCCCTGACCAGCGCGCTCAACGGCGTCGTCATTCTCACCGCGATCTACGGACTGCTGAGCCTCGGGCTGGTGCTGATCTTCCGGGCCACTCGCGTGCTCAACTTCGCCGCCGGCGCGGTCGGGCTGATGGGGGCGTACTTCGTGTACGCCCTGCAGTCCGCCCTGGGTTTCTACCTGGCCCTGCTCGTCGGCTCGGTGCTCGCGCTCGTCGCCGGCGGGCTGCTCTACCGGTTTGTGCTGGCGCCTATCAGTGGCGCGCGCGGCAACCTCGGGGCGTCGACGGACATCGGCGTGGTGCTGGGCACGATCGTGCTTGCCGAGGCGCTGGGCGCGCTCATCCCGTACATCGCGGGATCGGGAGAACGGAAGCTCTCGGTGCCGCTCCCCCAGTGGGAATGGCGGGCGGGATCGTTCATGGTCAGCAGCCTGGAAATCGCCGGCGTGCTGCTGATGCTGGTGGTGGTCGGGGCGATCGCGCTGGGGATGTCCCGGTCGCGGCTGGGAATGGCGATGCGGGCGACCGCGGACAACCCCCGCCTCGCCGGCTATTTCGGCGTCAGCCCACGCCGCATGGCGACGGTCAGCTGGGCGCTCGCGGCGTTCGTGAGCACGCTCGGCGTGGTGGTGTTCGCGACTTCCTCGGCGCTCAACCCCACGACGGCCGCTGGCCTCGGCGCGGCGATCTTCCCAGCATTGCTGCTCGGCGGGCTCGACAGCATCATCGGTTGCCTCGTCGGCTCTTTCGTCCTGGCGCTCGTTCAGTCCTCGGCCGCCGTCTACCTGGGCGGTGGCTGGACGGACGTCGCGCCGTACGCCTTCCTGCTCATCGTGCTGATCGTGAGGCCGCACGGGTTCTTCGGACACGGGGAGTTCAGCAGACTATGA
- a CDS encoding branched-chain amino acid ABC transporter permease, translating into MTRIRMPRGEFATAGVIIAILAAGSVWAQFGPADLVGQGVLVLLAAIGAYGLNLITGYAGQASMGNAGFMAIGGMTAWYLGSTIGNFLVAVLAGVLAGFVCGGIVGAIALRWRGFYLVLATLAVQSIVVFGIEQLQLGENSQYLSGFPFAPPSMFGTVLLDDGTWFVVVAVVVAIVVLLIAGLVRGPLGRAWMAVRENEAAASVAGVDVVRVKVLAFAVGSGIISLGGALSGFHAGAISYESYPLTVAVSYVAMIIVGGLGSMAGPFLGACAITLIPYGVAALAATDAGNWIVALNGAGGLPYVQIIAYSIVVLLFLAFEPRGLAALGPRLARLVRRDTGDTPPEPADAAQPAAAGRPVEEPVR; encoded by the coding sequence ATGACACGGATTCGGATGCCCCGTGGCGAGTTCGCGACGGCCGGTGTGATCATCGCGATCCTCGCGGCCGGTTCGGTCTGGGCCCAGTTCGGCCCGGCCGATCTCGTCGGGCAGGGCGTGCTGGTGCTGCTCGCGGCGATCGGCGCCTACGGGCTCAACCTGATCACCGGCTACGCCGGGCAGGCGTCGATGGGCAACGCTGGATTCATGGCCATCGGCGGCATGACGGCGTGGTATCTGGGCAGCACGATCGGGAATTTCCTGGTGGCGGTGTTGGCCGGCGTCCTGGCCGGCTTCGTGTGCGGCGGGATCGTAGGCGCCATCGCCCTGCGCTGGCGCGGGTTCTACCTGGTGCTCGCGACGCTGGCAGTGCAGTCCATTGTGGTCTTCGGGATCGAACAGCTCCAGCTCGGGGAGAATTCCCAGTACCTGTCGGGCTTTCCGTTCGCCCCGCCGAGCATGTTCGGCACAGTGCTGCTCGACGACGGCACCTGGTTCGTCGTCGTGGCCGTGGTCGTCGCGATCGTGGTGCTGCTCATTGCCGGCCTCGTGCGCGGACCGCTCGGTCGTGCCTGGATGGCGGTGCGGGAAAACGAGGCCGCGGCCTCGGTGGCCGGGGTGGACGTGGTGCGGGTCAAGGTCCTCGCCTTCGCCGTCGGCTCCGGGATCATCTCGCTCGGCGGTGCGCTGTCGGGCTTTCACGCCGGAGCGATCTCATACGAGAGCTACCCGCTGACCGTGGCCGTCTCCTACGTGGCGATGATCATCGTCGGCGGGCTGGGTTCGATGGCCGGGCCGTTCCTCGGGGCCTGCGCGATCACCCTGATTCCGTATGGCGTGGCTGCCTTGGCCGCCACCGACGCGGGCAACTGGATCGTTGCTCTCAACGGTGCGGGCGGCCTGCCGTACGTGCAGATCATCGCCTACAGCATCGTGGTGCTGCTGTTCCTGGCCTTCGAACCTCGCGGGCTCGCGGCGCTCGGTCCGCGGCTCGCCCGCCTCGTCCGGCGGGACACCGGGGACACCCCACCCGAGCCGGCCGATGCCGCCCAGCCAGCCGCGGCCGGGCGTCCCGTCGAGGAGCCGGTCAGATGA
- a CDS encoding ATP-binding cassette domain-containing protein, with the protein MSADVTALPALQVRGLRIRYHNGPLAVRDADLDVHAGRITSLVGPNGAGKSTFLQGIAGVERRSPAQILGGSVRLGEREIVGTPVEAVSAAGIAFIPDRGKVFTDLTVREHLTLATGRIPAARRTSVRDGVLDTFPRVRSWLDRYGGGLSGGERQLVAMATALCREPVVLMVDEMSQGLSPAAVELVGQALLDLRGRGIAIVLVEQTRAVAERFADTIHAFERGRCAPAADLREAR; encoded by the coding sequence ATGAGCGCCGACGTCACCGCCCTGCCGGCGCTGCAAGTGCGCGGCCTGCGGATCCGCTACCACAACGGCCCGCTTGCGGTCCGCGATGCCGATCTCGACGTCCACGCGGGCCGCATCACGTCCCTCGTCGGGCCCAACGGCGCGGGCAAGTCCACGTTCCTGCAAGGGATCGCCGGGGTCGAGCGGCGGTCGCCGGCACAGATCCTCGGCGGCAGTGTGCGGCTTGGCGAGCGGGAGATCGTCGGCACCCCTGTCGAGGCCGTCTCCGCCGCCGGGATCGCCTTCATCCCCGACCGCGGCAAGGTCTTTACCGACCTGACCGTGCGCGAGCACCTGACCCTCGCGACGGGGCGGATCCCGGCGGCGCGGCGCACTTCCGTCCGGGACGGGGTATTGGACACCTTCCCACGGGTGCGGAGTTGGCTGGACCGCTACGGCGGCGGACTCAGCGGCGGCGAGCGGCAGTTGGTCGCGATGGCCACCGCGCTGTGCCGCGAGCCGGTCGTGCTGATGGTCGACGAGATGTCGCAGGGCCTGTCCCCGGCCGCGGTCGAGCTCGTCGGCCAGGCGCTGCTCGACCTGCGCGGCAGGGGTATCGCGATCGTGCTCGTCGAGCAGACCCGCGCGGTCGCCGAGCGCTTCGCCGACACCATCCACGCGTTCGAGCGCGGCCGGTGTGCGCCCGCCGCGGACCTACGGGAGGCGCGATGA
- a CDS encoding ABC transporter ATP-binding protein, with translation MITTEPPPDPLRITDLEVRFGGIRAVQGVSLTLRRDEVLGLLGQNGAGKTTVVNCVSRSVDASSGRIELFGRDIRRMKPFQVTRAGVSRTYQTAAVFGALTALQVGMLARDAHDRRATAVEYALRLPRARRHERQARASVTQALELVGFSAPVNRRLGELTYGQAKLADLARAVAGEPRILLLDEPASGLSVRERDQMAEAIQRVRRELGVPVLIIEHDMELMQRLCDRTIVMDTGRILAEGRLDELLTRPDVAVSLLGVTPQEAAG, from the coding sequence ATGATCACCACCGAACCGCCTCCGGACCCGCTGCGGATCACCGACCTCGAAGTGCGCTTCGGCGGAATCCGCGCCGTCCAGGGAGTGTCGCTGACCCTGCGGCGCGATGAGGTACTTGGCCTGCTCGGGCAGAACGGCGCGGGCAAGACGACCGTCGTCAACTGCGTCTCGCGCAGCGTCGATGCGTCGTCCGGCCGGATCGAGCTTTTCGGCCGAGACATCCGGCGGATGAAGCCGTTCCAGGTGACCAGGGCCGGAGTGTCGCGCACTTACCAGACCGCTGCGGTTTTCGGAGCATTGACCGCGCTGCAAGTCGGGATGCTCGCTCGCGACGCCCACGACCGCCGGGCGACGGCGGTCGAATACGCACTGCGGCTTCCTCGCGCGCGGCGCCACGAACGGCAGGCACGTGCCAGCGTGACCCAGGCGCTTGAGCTCGTCGGGTTCTCTGCACCCGTGAACCGCAGGCTCGGCGAGCTCACCTACGGGCAGGCGAAACTGGCCGATCTCGCCCGAGCCGTCGCGGGCGAGCCACGGATCCTGCTGCTCGACGAGCCGGCCTCCGGCCTCAGCGTCCGCGAGCGAGACCAGATGGCCGAAGCGATTCAGCGCGTGCGCCGCGAGCTCGGCGTCCCGGTGCTGATCATCGAGCACGACATGGAGCTGATGCAGCGGCTCTGCGACCGCACGATCGTCATGGACACCGGCCGCATTCTCGCCGAGGGTCGCCTCGACGAGCTGCTCACGCGGCCCGACGTCGCCGTCAGTCTGCTCGGCGTGACTCCCCAGGAGGCAGCGGGATGA
- a CDS encoding SMP-30/gluconolactonase/LRE family protein, whose amino-acid sequence MRSFEPLGPARSRLGEAPTWLPGSAELWHVDVHNGLFRRTSWDSGTTADRRVGDRVTFVLPCADGSALVSVADGIGALPGTGIARPQLPVEPDLPLTSINDGKCDPHGRLWFDTLDRPQREAHCALYRLDDVEHASVQVAGVILGNGLGWSPAGDRLYFVDSRRQRIDVFDYDLDTGLLGERRVLAEIDADEGMPDGLAVDGEGAIWVALFGGGKLHRYGPDGVLQERIPVPVRYPTSVAFAGPDLTDLVVTSAYAHIVDAGEKPSDLDGAVLVTASGTAGCCPPPCATSFTS is encoded by the coding sequence ATGAGATCGTTCGAACCATTGGGACCGGCGCGCTCCCGGCTGGGCGAGGCGCCGACCTGGCTGCCCGGGTCTGCCGAGCTCTGGCACGTGGACGTGCACAACGGGCTCTTCCGGCGGACGTCCTGGGACAGCGGCACGACGGCCGATCGCCGGGTGGGGGACCGCGTCACCTTCGTGCTGCCCTGCGCCGATGGCTCGGCCCTGGTTTCGGTGGCCGACGGGATCGGCGCGCTGCCCGGGACGGGAATCGCGCGCCCCCAGCTCCCTGTCGAGCCGGACCTGCCGCTGACCAGCATCAACGACGGCAAATGCGATCCGCACGGCCGGTTGTGGTTCGACACCCTCGACCGGCCGCAGCGGGAGGCGCACTGCGCCCTCTACCGGCTCGACGACGTCGAGCACGCATCCGTCCAGGTGGCCGGGGTGATCCTCGGCAACGGCCTCGGTTGGTCGCCCGCCGGCGACCGGCTGTATTTCGTCGACAGCCGCCGCCAGCGCATCGACGTCTTCGACTACGACCTGGACACGGGCCTGCTCGGCGAGCGGCGCGTGCTGGCCGAAATCGACGCGGACGAGGGGATGCCGGACGGGCTCGCCGTGGACGGCGAGGGCGCGATCTGGGTCGCGCTCTTCGGCGGCGGGAAGCTGCACCGCTACGGCCCGGACGGCGTGCTCCAGGAACGCATCCCGGTACCAGTGCGCTACCCGACCTCGGTGGCCTTCGCCGGCCCGGACCTGACCGACCTCGTCGTCACCTCGGCCTACGCGCACATCGTGGACGCCGGCGAGAAACCTTCCGATCTCGACGGCGCGGTCCTCGTCACCGCAAGCGGTACCGCGGGCTGCTGCCCGCCGCCCTGCGCCACCAGTTTCACTTCCTGA